Below is a genomic region from Pseudomonas berkeleyensis.
GTGCGGATGTCGAAATAGGAACTGACGGCCATCAGGCTTGCTCCACCACGGCGTTGCGTTGCACCCCCAGATCGATCAGACCATCATCGCTGCGGACGCTGGCCTCGACGACATCACCTTTTTTCAAGTAGTACGCGCTACGACCCTCCTGAGCCTTCAGGAACGCTTTCCACTTCACGGCCTCCGGCAACAGGGCGCCGATGCGCTGTTTCATGGGGGATGGAATGCTCAGGGCGCAGCCGGCCGGAGTGCCTGTGGCAATCAGGTCGCCGGCGGCGAAGTCCTGCACGCCGGACAGCTCACTGAGGGTTTCCGCAGGGCCGTAGACCAGGTTGGCGGTACTGTCCTGCTGGCGTACCTGGCCATTTACCGTCAGGCGCAGCTGAAGTTTCTTCAGGTAGTGCATGTCCTTGGCGTCCAGCAGGCACAGGTACGGGCCAACAGGGCCGAAGGTGCGATAGCTCTTGCCTTTGTAGAATTGCATCTGCGGAATCTGGATATCGCGTGCCGAGTAGTCGTTGACGATCACCACGCCAGCGATGAACTCGTGCAGGGTGGCGTCGGTGACTACCTGCTTGCCGCTGATTTCACGTTTGAGAATCAGACCGAGCTCGATCTCGTAGTCGAGGAAGCGCACCTCGCGAGGTTTGATCAGCTCGCTGTCCGCCGCGACGATACAGCTGGTCGCCTTGGTGAAGATCATGTTGAAGTTCTTCACGTCGGGATCCATGCCCGACTCGATCATGTGCTGACGGTAGTTGGCGCCCTGGCAGACGAACTGTTGATCGCGGGTAACTGGAGAGAGCAGTTTGACGTCACCCAGTGCCAGCTCATCGCCCCGCAATTCGGCCAGTTCGGCGATATGGGTATTGCGGATCAAATCGCCCGTGCTGGTGTAATGGCCGGGAATACGCGAGATCCTTCCCTGGCGTATCACGCCCCACTGGGCTTGGTTCTGGTGCTCGAAATGGACTACATGAACAGGCATGGTGGCGACTCCCGGTGAC
It encodes:
- a CDS encoding fumarylacetoacetate hydrolase family protein, with the protein product MPVHVVHFEHQNQAQWGVIRQGRISRIPGHYTSTGDLIRNTHIAELAELRGDELALGDVKLLSPVTRDQQFVCQGANYRQHMIESGMDPDVKNFNMIFTKATSCIVAADSELIKPREVRFLDYEIELGLILKREISGKQVVTDATLHEFIAGVVIVNDYSARDIQIPQMQFYKGKSYRTFGPVGPYLCLLDAKDMHYLKKLQLRLTVNGQVRQQDSTANLVYGPAETLSELSGVQDFAAGDLIATGTPAGCALSIPSPMKQRIGALLPEAVKWKAFLKAQEGRSAYYLKKGDVVEASVRSDDGLIDLGVQRNAVVEQA